A part of Aspergillus flavus chromosome 5, complete sequence genomic DNA contains:
- a CDS encoding CaaX prenyl proteinase Rce1, translating into MAPINILARLKTLYAKSYDEPVISAQTAAFFSICLTLVYVVPFYVSSTTRPSPTLSRDAPSVIRARIKAVTLSCVGSTLAVSWLIIAKGNVSLLEALRFLGWWPVGFAEVLRSLLLTAILFAGPLFERGIAEGEWRDWIKGNRIPETLRGWIGWRNYVAGPVTEEVMFRSAIIPLHILAKVSPGRIVFTAPLYFGIAHVHHFYEFRLTHPDTSVLAALLRSVFQFGYTTIFGWYATFIYLRTGSLLAVILAHAFCNWCGLPRLWGRVEAGVPLGPPLVKGKNDTDRGPVYAYNQLGIGWTIAYYAILVGGATSFYYTLWPLTESSSALVTFTGP; encoded by the exons ATGGCCCCTATCAATATCCTGGCGCGTCTAAAGACGCTCTACGCCAAAAGCTACG ATGAACCGGTCATTTCGGCCCAGACGGCAGCTTTCTTCTCG ATCTGTCTGACATTAGTCTATGTGGTCCCATTCTATGTCTCTTCTACCACTCGGCCATCTCCCACTCTCAGCCGAGATGCGCCGTCCGTGATCCGGGCTAGAATTAAGGCTGTGACTCTATCTTGCGTCGGGAGTACCTTAGCTGTCTCATGGCTGATCATCGCCAAGGGCAATGTCTCTCTACTTGAGGCACTCAGATTTCTTGGGTGGTGGCCTGTAGGATTTGCGGAGGTTCTCCGCAGCTTGTTGCTAACCGCCATTCTGTTCGCCGGGCCCCTCTTCGAGCGAGGGATTGCCGAAGGTGAGTGGAGAGATTGGATCAAAGGGAATAGGATCCCCGAAACCCTTCGCGGGTGGATCGGATGGAGAAATTACGTCGCT GGCCCGGTCACTGAAGAGGTCATGTTTCGCTCCGCCATCATACCTCTCCATATACTCGCCAAGGTATCTCCAGGGCGCATCGTGTTTACAGCCCCTCTATATTTCGGGATTGCCCATGTACATCATTTTTATGAATTCCGTCTAACTCACCCGGACACCTCAGTCCTAGCGGCGCTGCTCAGATCGGTCTTTCAATTTGGCTATACCACCATCTTCGGGTGGTATGCAACTTTCATCTACCTGCGTACAGGATCTCTACTAGCTGTCATCCTCGCTCACGCATTCTGCAATTGGTGCGGACTTCCTCGTCTTTGGGGAAGAGTTGAGGCCGGGGTTCCGCTCGGACCACCATTAGTTAAAGGCAAAAACGATACAGACCGGGGGCCGGTTTACGCGTATAACCAACTCGGCATTGGCTGGACCATCGCGTACTATGCAATTCTCGTTGGAGGGGCCACTAGCTTCTATTATACTCTATGGCCTCTAACGGAGTCTTCTAGCGCTTTGGTTACATTTACAGGGCcttga
- a CDS encoding sucrase/ferredoxin-like family protein Fmi1 (hypothetical protein Ao3042_11600), producing the protein MTLRPVLCRVTNRTPTARFLSATACRASSLRVPLDIPPPFPVTKSCPEPSCSCPTTPPMPYGLPIDYNQPLNGTMVAYAQQILICTGQRDWTSRIEDDGKRHTWGHLVRGLKRLLGRGGRYADPFNNILVSNSSFSPSAASTSTPSTASAFLFPSFKYFPSIPTEILDSTDAGTDLSTFVQAYLLPKKLSAMSESLPEVKKAELTRKPELECEFADVVDLDHSPVILICGHGGRDMRCGIMAPVLENEFRRVLGDKGFTLAGSGDHTIDSPGHAHVGLISHVGGHKYAGNVIVYIPPGMRKKSSSSPHSLAGKGIWYGRIEPRHVQGIVEETILGGKVVADHFRGGIDRSGDILRL; encoded by the exons ATGACATTGCGCCCCGTGCTCTGCCGGGTAACCAACAGGACACCAACAGCCCGCTTTCTCTCCGCTACCGCATGCCGCGCAAGTTCCCTGCGAGTTCCTCTAGACATCCCTCCACCATTTCCAGTGACCAAATCCTGCCCAGAACCCAGTTGCTCATGCCCTACAACGCCGCCAATGCCCTATGGGCTCCCAATTGATTATAACCAGCCGCTGAATGGGACAATGGTAGCTTACGCGCAGCAAATCCTCATCTGTACTGGGCAAAGAGATTGGACAAGTCGTATTGAAGATGACGGGAAACGTCATACCTGGGGGCACCTAGTGAGAGGGCTGAAGCGTCTCTTGGGTCGGGGAGGACGCTATGCTGAC CCTTTCAACAACATTCTTGTCAGCaactcttccttttctccatcCGCTGCTTCTACTAGTACACCTTCCACTGCGTCtgcatttctctttcccagctTCAAATATTTCCCATCCATTCCGACCGAGATACTAGATTCCACGGACGCGGGGACCGACTTGTCTACCTTTGTACAGGCCTACCTTCTCCCCAAAAAGCTCAGTGCTATGTCAGAATCTCTCCCTGAAGTTAAAAAGGCTGAATTAACTCGGAAGCCGGAGCTGGAATGCGAATTTGCGGATGTTGTGGACCTAGATCATTCTCCTGTCATCCTTATCTGCGGTCACGGTGGGCGTGACATGCGGTGCGGTATAATGGCGCCGGTGCTGGAGAACGAATTTCGAAGGGTACTTGGTGATAAAGGATTCACACTGGCAGGCAGTGGTGATCACACAATTGATAGCCCTGGACATGCTCACGTGGGCTTAATTAGCCATGTAGGCGGCCACAAGTATGCAGGCAATGTGATCGTATATATCCCTCCGGgtatgaggaagaagagttcTTCCTCCCCGCACTCTCTAGCCGGCAAGGGAATTTGGTACGGCCGTATAGAACCTAGGCATGTCCAGGGAATTGTGGAAGAGACTATCCTAGGTGGGAAAGTGGTAGCAGACCATTTCCGGGGTGGTATTGATCGAAGTGGAGATATTCTGCGATTGTAG